The following are encoded together in the Alteromonas gilva genome:
- a CDS encoding DUF294 nucleotidyltransferase-like domain-containing protein: MSTTPQQVMDFLKTSAPFDQLDDEALDELARQARLLYLAKENQQELLAENQDRLFLIHSGQFSVTDSNAPERHLSEGDYFGFHSAIDGVSYPLTVKIDSPGLVYSFSEKAFKKLLTLPDVANFFQSTKTEVLQNQAVLDSNSMWLYKALSEVIERQPVKVDVSLSVQQAAEKMSQNNVSSLLITEHDKLAGIVTDRDLRNRVVATGLDMSLPVSAIMTDKPAMIIQNRTMFDAMALMTERNIHHLPVIDRSTRQPVGMLTASDIVRHQKGNVLYIIGELSKAENLYELTRLSWQIPHYLATHAKRLGDFDIAGKVLAQATDIMTRKLIGFYQQQHGLAPMNFAWIVYGSQAREDQTMGSDQDNGLLLEHEPDNHQAEYFAGMAEYVCDGLGKCGIKLCPGNIMASNPELRLSLDAALAQSQQWVKQPTSTAIMHFNIFLDARAAAGDVELFKKMQKARAPLFKQKMFLAALARQANETSVPLTMFQKFSYEKGHKIKDTIDLKTRATAIINNLVRLYALANGLTMPATLGRIASLPAGAGLSSRDTDNIRDIWLFLNRLRWRHQLQNKATDNRVSVSDLSSIEKHQLKAAFKAIDRAQQAAVMKFSGGMS; this comes from the coding sequence ATGAGTACAACGCCACAGCAAGTAATGGACTTTTTAAAAACCTCGGCGCCGTTTGACCAACTCGACGACGAAGCATTGGATGAATTAGCCAGGCAAGCCCGGCTGCTTTATCTGGCGAAAGAGAATCAGCAAGAATTACTGGCCGAAAACCAGGACCGGTTATTTTTGATCCACAGCGGGCAGTTTTCTGTGACGGACTCTAACGCGCCCGAGCGCCACTTAAGTGAAGGTGATTACTTCGGTTTTCACAGCGCCATCGACGGCGTTAGCTATCCGTTGACGGTAAAAATCGACAGTCCCGGACTGGTGTACAGTTTTAGCGAAAAAGCGTTTAAAAAATTGCTGACGTTGCCTGACGTGGCCAACTTTTTTCAAAGCACCAAAACGGAGGTATTACAAAACCAGGCGGTACTGGACTCTAACTCAATGTGGCTGTACAAAGCATTATCAGAAGTCATTGAGCGGCAGCCGGTTAAAGTCGACGTGTCGTTGTCTGTGCAACAGGCGGCTGAAAAAATGTCGCAAAATAATGTGTCGTCATTGTTGATAACCGAACACGACAAACTCGCGGGCATTGTGACCGACCGTGATTTACGTAACCGGGTGGTGGCAACTGGCCTGGATATGAGCTTACCGGTGAGCGCCATCATGACCGATAAACCGGCAATGATTATACAGAACCGAACCATGTTCGATGCGATGGCATTGATGACAGAGCGAAATATCCACCACTTGCCGGTTATCGACCGCTCCACACGACAACCCGTGGGGATGTTAACGGCGTCAGACATTGTCAGGCACCAGAAGGGCAATGTGTTGTACATCATTGGTGAGCTGTCGAAAGCGGAAAACCTCTATGAGCTAACCCGTCTGTCCTGGCAGATCCCTCACTATCTGGCCACCCATGCTAAACGCCTTGGTGATTTTGATATCGCCGGTAAAGTGCTGGCGCAGGCCACCGACATTATGACCCGCAAACTGATTGGGTTTTATCAACAGCAACATGGCCTGGCTCCGATGAATTTTGCCTGGATTGTTTATGGTTCCCAGGCGCGCGAAGATCAGACCATGGGGTCGGATCAGGACAACGGTCTGCTATTGGAACATGAGCCTGATAATCATCAGGCAGAGTACTTCGCCGGTATGGCCGAATACGTGTGCGATGGCCTGGGTAAGTGCGGCATTAAATTGTGCCCGGGTAACATAATGGCCAGTAACCCTGAGTTACGGCTGTCGCTGGATGCCGCGCTAGCGCAGTCGCAACAGTGGGTAAAACAGCCCACCAGCACGGCGATAATGCATTTTAATATCTTTTTGGATGCCCGCGCGGCAGCTGGCGATGTTGAGTTGTTTAAGAAAATGCAAAAAGCCCGCGCGCCCTTGTTTAAGCAAAAAATGTTTTTGGCGGCATTAGCCCGCCAGGCCAATGAAACGTCGGTACCGCTGACCATGTTCCAAAAATTCAGCTACGAAAAAGGCCATAAGATAAAGGATACCATTGATTTGAAAACCCGGGCGACAGCCATTATCAATAATCTGGTCAGGCTGTATGCATTGGCGAACGGCTTAACCATGCCGGCAACGCTTGGGCGCATCGCCAGTTTGCCGGCTGGCGCCGGGCTATCGAGCCGCGACACCGACAATATTCGCGATATCTGGTTGTTTCTCAATCGCCTGCGCTGGCGTCATCAGTTGCAAAATAAAGCAACCGATAACCGGGTGTCTGTCAGCGATTTGTCGTCGATAGAGAAACACCAGTTAAAAGCCGCATTTAAAGCCATTGATCGCGCACAGCAGGCGGCTGTGATGAAGTTTTCTGGTGGGATGTCATAA
- a CDS encoding 3'-5' exonuclease, protein MTVERKVTLWQRFRQWLSGGTALPDSRKNQLLVDTPLLAVDLELTSLDPQKAKVTSIGWVEGRAGSIDLSQCFYSVIRASGDLAQSPVIHGLTAEELAQGRHINEVLADLARYASTHVWVFHNAGLDMAVLNKVMAANDIFLPQIITLDTLKLAVYQLQKQHEVLPPNSATLTVCRQRLNLPLAPAHNALDDAVATLQLWFAQYYSMDPKGRMSLQDLTHTQAVGCMNLGKTSQ, encoded by the coding sequence ATGACTGTTGAGCGCAAAGTGACGCTTTGGCAGCGGTTTCGACAATGGTTAAGTGGTGGCACTGCGTTACCCGACTCACGTAAAAACCAGTTGCTTGTTGATACGCCGCTGCTGGCTGTCGACTTAGAGCTGACATCGCTGGACCCACAAAAAGCCAAAGTAACCTCTATTGGCTGGGTAGAGGGGCGGGCTGGCAGCATTGATCTGAGCCAGTGCTTTTACTCCGTTATCCGCGCTTCGGGCGATCTGGCACAGAGTCCGGTGATTCATGGTCTAACAGCTGAAGAACTCGCTCAGGGCCGCCATATTAATGAAGTGTTGGCAGATTTAGCCCGGTACGCCAGTACGCATGTTTGGGTGTTTCATAATGCCGGGCTGGATATGGCAGTGTTAAATAAAGTGATGGCCGCCAATGATATTTTCCTGCCGCAAATCATTACCCTCGACACATTAAAGCTGGCCGTGTATCAACTCCAAAAACAGCACGAGGTATTACCGCCCAACAGCGCAACCCTGACCGTGTGTCGGCAGCGGCTGAATTTACCCCTGGCGCCGGCCCATAATGCACTCGATGATGCGGTGGCAACACTGCAACTGTGGTTTGCGCAGTACTACTCGATGGATCCCAAGGGCCGGATGAGTTTACAAGACCTTACACATACGCAGGCTGTAGGCTGCATGAATTTAGGAAAAACTTCGCAATAA